In Streptomyces qaidamensis, one DNA window encodes the following:
- a CDS encoding hemerythrin domain-containing protein yields MADKQDVVELILQDHRRMEDLFRRMRSVEDDRAGALREFADLLIAHAQAEEAEVYPALKRYKNIDDEEVEHGEHEHDEGNEALLELLQVEEVGSEEWDSKLEELVEAVTHHADEEERTILNGARENVAMERREELGRAFVQERERQLKAGCGSVENVRKIVES; encoded by the coding sequence ATGGCCGACAAACAAGACGTCGTAGAACTCATTCTTCAGGACCACCGGCGCATGGAAGACCTCTTCCGGCGGATGCGCAGCGTCGAGGACGACCGGGCGGGTGCCTTGCGGGAGTTCGCGGACCTGCTGATCGCGCATGCGCAGGCCGAGGAGGCCGAGGTCTACCCGGCGCTGAAGCGGTACAAGAACATCGATGACGAAGAGGTCGAGCACGGCGAGCACGAGCACGACGAGGGCAACGAGGCCCTCCTGGAGCTCCTGCAGGTCGAGGAGGTCGGCTCCGAGGAGTGGGACTCCAAGCTCGAAGAGCTGGTGGAGGCCGTCACCCACCACGCCGACGAGGAGGAGCGCACCATCCTCAACGGCGCGCGGGAGAACGTGGCGATGGAGCGCCGGGAGGAGCTCGGCCGGGCGTTCGTGCAGGAGCGTGAGCGTCAGCTGAAGGCAGGCTGCGGCTCCGTGGAGAACGTGCGCAAGATCGTCGAGTCCTGA
- a CDS encoding DUF5670 family protein produces MVPLLLVLLLALVLFGAGFALKALWWIAVIVLVLWLLGFVMRTADSGGRKGRWYRW; encoded by the coding sequence ATGGTTCCCCTGCTTCTCGTCCTGCTGCTGGCCCTGGTCCTTTTCGGTGCGGGCTTCGCACTGAAGGCCCTGTGGTGGATCGCGGTAATCGTGCTGGTCCTGTGGCTGCTCGGCTTTGTGATGCGTACCGCGGACAGCGGTGGCCGTAAGGGCCGCTGGTATCGCTGGTAG